The genomic stretch AAATTTTTAATTTATTTTCAACCTCTTCTTCTTCTATTGTCAAAGCATGATAAGTATTTAATGTTTCTATAACTGCACTTTCTGTTGGCAGCCTTTCTATCGCATAGGATATTGTTTTTTGAAACAGCATACTTTGCTTCCCCTGAACATATGATTTATCACCAGGATAACAACTAATCACCATCTTATCTTTTATATATGAAACCTCTATTTTACTTAAATGATTCTTAGGTTTTGTAATGTTTTTTATTATTTCTTCTTCATTATATTTTTTATTTTCTACTGATACTTCTCCTATTATATTTATCCAATTTTCTAAGCTGAAGCCTATAAAATACACAGATCCATCATTATAAGCCTTGTATCCTTTAGATAATAAAGATCTTTTTGCTAAATCATCAGCCATTTCATTATAGATTATTCCGCTGTGTGCTTTTGCATGCATAAAATTTATTTTTATTAATTTAGATTTTTCGTCAATAAACTTAGTGTATTCCCTTGTAATTTTCTTATTCGCTTTCCATTCTTTTTTTGCCCATTTCTCAATTCCCTCATAATCATAATAAATTGTAATTTTCTTATTATTGTTTTCTATCGCCCATAATATTGATTCTCTAACTCCACTTAATTCGCCTGCTACATTTCTAGACTCCATATACTCTTGTTTTACATAAGCTTTGAATAGTTTCTGTTCATGTCCTTTAGTAAACAAGATAGCACCGAATCCATATTTTTCTTTTCCATCTATATCAGGAGAATAACTGCCATCTACAAATGCAATCACCTCTCCTTCATTAAGGTTTTGTATTTTCTTTTCTATTTCTTTATTAACATCATAGCCTTCTTCATTTAAATCTAACTCAACACGGTCTTCCCTATTTGAAATATAAATTTCAGCTTCTTCCAA from Synergistaceae bacterium encodes the following:
- a CDS encoding ribonuclease HI, which codes for MSKLKFYAVKIGRIPGIYQTWAQTEEQVKGFSGAEYKSFPTLEEAEIYISNREDRVELDLNEEGYDVNKEIEKKIQNLNEGEVIAFVDGSYSPDIDGKEKYGFGAILFTKGHEQKLFKAYVKQEYMESRNVAGELSGVRESILWAIENNNKKITIYYDYEGIEKWAKKEWKANKKITREYTKFIDEKSKLIKINFMHAKAHSGIIYNEMADDLAKRSLLSKGYKAYNDGSVYFIGFSLENWINIIGEVSVENKKYNEEEIIKNITKPKNHLSKIEVSYIKDKMVISCYPGDKSYVQGKQSMLFQKTISYAIERLPTESAVIETLNTYHALTIEEEEVENKLKILLPNFPGEIGDLKHYNNMLSAIYNTMLVGYMPDYTCLITPVFRAMEYYLHRILGDKLGNNTMTSNGKNYFSYFNREEGSSRYYYTSEKGDATVEQIEFLNDLYNFYNKIRHPYAHWSKDSIDTPVISDMSVARDLILEGLELINKYYIIC